The Rhipicephalus microplus isolate Deutch F79 chromosome 4, USDA_Rmic, whole genome shotgun sequence sequence CGAGTGGGACATGCTGTGACCGAGCTAAGCCATCAATGACTACTGGGGCAGGAAAAAGCTGAAACGACTCTAGGAAACCAGACAACTAGAAACGGCTAGAAACAAAAATAACTCACGGAATAAGCTTTTCAATATTAATGTGAAAAATTTGAAGCATATAACTTTATCTTTTGTTTTTATGTTTTCCTTTATGCTATGTAATATATAAACGTTAGAGTTCACAGACTACGTGCAGCGACGTTTTAAAAATGTGTATATTTGTGCGTATATATTTCGTGCGTTCTTTGAGTTCTAGCAGCGCTGTAGTTTGTCTTTTATATTCTCGTCCCCGTTTTTGTCATGCTAATCTGCATTCAAGATTCAGCAGCATGTGGACCTTGTCAACTCGTGCTTgtcctgtgtgtgtgttttagtgCGTTCCTTCAACTTGAAAGTAGCGGGCTCCATATTTCGATCTGGTTGCCGTTCCTGGCGCGTGAGTCAGATTGTGTCAAGAGCATCAAATTTATGCAGATGGAGCTGGCGTGCGAGCTGAACAAGCCACTAGTGCTTCGGGAGCGGGCAGCATTTGATGCCATGGTGGATTTGCTGGCACGGAGCCAGCTGCCAGCGCGTGTTGTGCTGCACTGCTTTGCGGGTAGCAGCGACCAGGCAGCGGCGTACCTAGCGCGCGGCTGCTACTTGGGCGTTGGTGGCCAGCTATGGAAGGAACCAAAAGTCCTGCAGAGTGTGCCACCGGAGCGGATCTTGCTGGAGAGCGACAGCCCCTTCTTATGGCCCAACACACGTGCCCTGCCATCCGAGTGGCGCACGGCGCTGCAGCCTCGTGCAGTGCGGCTGCTCGAGCGCTACTGTTCCTTTCAGCGGAATGAGCCCTGCTGCCTGCCTGCGGTGCTTGAACTGACCGCAGCTGTGCTTGGAATTGGACCCCAGGACTTGGCTCTGCGAACCACGTACACTGCACTCAGCATTTTCGGCCTTGACTAAAGAGCATTTCAATACTTGGCAGATCTGTTTCGCTTTATGCCATGCTGTGATGGCCATGTCAAGATGTGGCCTAAGTGTGAAATCAATGTGTAGTTAGTTTCGTAAATGCATTTTTAGAAAATCCGTGTAATGAAAGTCACAGCTATGTTCTTTATTATAGcctgtctcataatcatatcagcTTTCGCACGTGAAACCGAGATGTTTAGTTGCTTCACGAGGCTACTACATGTAACTACATTGGTGCTTTTTCTGGAAACAGGAGACATTCGCCTGGTCCCATCCCAATTTGCCTCGGGATAATGAGTAGCAGCCTCTCGCGTGTGACGTCATGGGGTGCTTTGCTCTCAACCGCGCTGCGGCCACGGCGGCTTTTGTATGCAAATCGTATGCTTCAGGGGGGAATATTATCGAACAAACAGCCTCACAAGAATCAAGGAACGCCTACAAGGATTGTTTTCGAGTACAATTATCAACTTGTTTTAGTTCCGGAGCAAATGACCGGGCCAGAAATCCCCAGCATAACCGAGATGTGCTCCAAAGCCACCAACCGCATTGCTGGTGAAAAATTGAGACTATGTGTGAGTGTTCTCGCTTGTTGTCCACACTTTCTGTCATATGATACTAATTAGTTTGGGTGTTATGAAATTTCAGAAAGCGAGCCTTTCTCCAGCATCTTCAAGTATGTAAATAAAGCTTGCAAAATGTCGCGGCGTCTCATCGAGGGCAAGGTGGTATACGATGCAGGTCACGTTGTTGAATGCGTCATCGAGGCTGTTAACAGAGACAAAATCACTGTCCCTGTAGTCGTCCTGCTCTGTAAATTCATCACACAACGTCGCCCTTGTGATCGATGACAGTGAATGCTCGCTCTTCGTGCAAAGCAGCATGAGGCAATGTCTACATGTAACGTAACATAGAACACAGCATGGCAAAAGCAAGCTAGTTTCTGTTCACGTACGTGCCTTAACGGGAAACATAAAGAGTTCTGCTTTGCATAAAGTTTCTGTGCTGCCTCAGGTGAAAACTTTTATGGAGTGTGCACTGAACAGCGGCGGCAGGTATCACTTATGAATTTATGATAAGCTGTCCTATAGACGGTTTTTTTCGTAGGCGCCGCCATCTTGCTAGCGGATGGCCCTTTTCTGGTCTGGCAACCCATCTGGCATGCAGGAAGTTCGCTTGCATAGAAGATAAACGTGCGGCTGGGGGATAtcattttctgtttgtttttatgtGGTGAATTTAGACTGATGTGATGCATGTTCTTTATAAAATGAATCTATGAGACGTACTGAAAACGTTAAAGTCGCTGAGGGTCAATTGTTTTATTACACATTGCCGCTAACGAGTCCGCTACTGTTGATGCAGTATATTTGAAGCCCCAACTTTGTGCTCGAAGAATGCGCTGTCCTTTAAGGTATTTTTGTTGCAGAATGAGCGACAACACTTTGAGAGCATAGTGAATATCTTTCTTGAGCTGTAGTCATCCACTTTTCTAATGAGATTTCTTTACGCCAAATTGTCGCATCGGCTACTGCTCTTGCATGAAGCTGTGCGTTAAAGTGTACTGGTTCTTCTTTATTTCCTGGCACTGGCAATTTTTACTAACTGCTCACTAACTGTTGTCTAAATTCTTTCTTAACTCTGAAGGAGTTCGTCTTCATTTCCTGGCACTGGCAATTTTTACTAACTGCTAAACAACTGTTGTCTAAATTGTTTCTCAACTCTGAAGGAGTGACCGTATCTtacttgcttgtttgtttttacaAGTGTGCACTTAAATACAGCTCTTACATCAAAAAATGCTGACGGGCCTGCGTGTCCCctttttatattcttttttaaTAGCCATGTTTGAGCGACTCTCGGTGCCGCAGTACTTTGACCTGCAATAAAGATAAAAATGTTGTGTGGTGCTGTTTATCAGGGAAATATTGTCATTGTTAGAATAGCTGTAGGCTGCGTACCTTTCTTTCATAGCCGAGGTTGAGCATTGGTGCCGAAGTTGTTGTGGTTCGTTCGTTCGAGTGTACCCGCGGAAGGTACGAAGTTTTTCTTGTTTAAGTTTGCAAGCCATAGAAGTCGTTTCTCTTCGTCAACAGGAAAAGGATGCAACTTGAAGAGTCCACAGCCACAAAAACTCCGCGTCTGGTGATGCACATAGCATATTTCTTCTGACTGTAGTTTCCTTTTTTCAGTGGCTACTGCATCCAAAAACAACGCAGTGGTTCCCTGATGACCAATTCTTGGCTGTCATAGCAATTAAGAAAAACGAAATCCGCAGGTTGGCTTAATACACGGCAAATTGCTCGataacgtcacacacacactcCAAGCCGTCGCCCGCATGCCAGAGAGGAGGAATGTGTTCATTGCCTGACCGGACCTCGTCGCCCGATGCAACAATTTATTGGGGTGCGCTTGTCTTCATGAATGGAAGATCTGCACAGGCGAGCTTACAGAGGCTTACACACAAGTCATACAGAGGCCGTACCGCCGGCTT is a genomic window containing:
- the LOC119172476 gene encoding 3'-5' ssDNA/RNA exonuclease TatD isoform X2; protein product: MKCYCSSAHARVCFFLHLCVALLTSNSRAVADGSKSFRPIQCNHTFLLVRFCLPHGMQNNFLPSSPKRTATPHIGPSRTKSPHNVMELACELNKPLVLRERAAFDAMVDLLARSQLPARVVLHCFAGSSDQAAAYLARGCYLGVGGQLWKEPKVLQSVPPERILLESDSPFLWPNTRALPSEWRTALQPRAVRLLERYCSFQRNEPCCLPAVLELTAAVLGIGPQDLALRTTYTALSIFGLD
- the LOC119172476 gene encoding 3'-5' ssDNA/RNA exonuclease TatD isoform X1 encodes the protein MASNADQLFVSDDNYLLVDICANLVNKKFNRDLESVIQRAKDAGVRKMIVLGTSLHSTKEALRLTRMHPGTVYCAAGIHPHDAKSWDDDEALEVLRSVASNPECVAIGECGLDFSKDFSSPECQIQVLEKQMELACELNKPLVLRERAAFDAMVDLLARSQLPARVVLHCFAGSSDQAAAYLARGCYLGVGGQLWKEPKVLQSVPPERILLESDSPFLWPNTRALPSEWRTALQPRAVRLLERYCSFQRNEPCCLPAVLELTAAVLGIGPQDLALRTTYTALSIFGLD